A stretch of Apostichopus japonicus isolate 1M-3 chromosome 9, ASM3797524v1, whole genome shotgun sequence DNA encodes these proteins:
- the LOC139973786 gene encoding ficolin-1-like yields the protein MSSGGWTILQRRSSRYVSFYRNWNEYKNGFGIPTGDHWIGNDKIHSLTNQKIYQLLVEKTNPEGSTYHSRYSSFRISNEGDKYQLTLAGYNGNAGNNAMGANSGHRFSTHDEDNDGSSTFDCAEKHRGGWWYPDDSNTGSTNNCYSFSDRVTRYEYSVCYYYYCYYY from the exons ATGTCTAGTGGTGGATGGACA ATTTTGCAACGACGTTCAAGTAGATACGTCAGCTTTTATCGAAACTGGAATGAATACAAAAACGGGTTTGGAATTCCAACAGGAGATCATTGGattggcaacgataaaataCACTCATTGACAAACCAAAAAATCTACCAACTTCTAGTAGAAAAGACAAACCCGGAAGGATCAACATATCATAGCCGTTATTCATCTTTCAGAATCAGTAACGAGGGAGACAAATACCAACTGACATTGGCTGGCTACAATGGAAATGCTG GTAACAATGCTATGGGAGCAAATTCAGGACATCGATTTAGTACGCACGATGAAGACAATGATGGATCGAGCACCTTCGACTGTGCAGAAAAACACcgaggtggctggtggtatcCAGACGATAGTAATACGGGCTCTACCAACAACTGCTACTCATTCAGCGACCGCGTTACTAGATACGAGTACTCTGTctgttattactattattgttattattattaa